From one Anaerolineae bacterium genomic stretch:
- a CDS encoding helix-turn-helix transcriptional regulator has translation MALFEHVQTTLHATSLNAPADDQQVLLDSSLLQLSAREREVLNLLVEGKSNTDIAELLVISAKTVSTHRTNIMQKLGANSLADLVRLAAEIMG, from the coding sequence CTGGCCCTGTTTGAGCACGTGCAAACAACCTTGCATGCAACGTCCCTGAACGCCCCCGCCGATGACCAACAGGTTCTGCTCGACTCCTCCCTGCTGCAACTGAGCGCCCGCGAGCGCGAAGTGCTGAACCTGTTGGTGGAAGGCAAAAGCAACACCGACATTGCCGAGTTGCTGGTTATTTCGGCCAAAACCGTTTCTACCCATCGCACCAACATTATGCAAAAACTTGGCGCAAATAGCCTGGCCGATTTGGTGCGCCTGGCGGCGGAGATCATGGGGTAG